GGCCGGAGTGGCGAATCAGGGCCTCGCTGCTGGGTTGACGACCGCGGAAGGCTTCGAAGACCTGCTTGGGATCCAGGCTTCCCCCGAGGCTGAGCACCGTGTTGCGGAAGCGACGTCCGGTTTCACGGATCTGCTCTTCGTTCTCGAGCCCCACCTCTTCAAAGGCGCCGTAGGCATCGGCACTGAGCACCTCGGCCCACTTGTAGGAGTAGTACCCGGCGGCGTAGCCCCCCGCAAAGATGTGCCCGAAGGAGCAGAGGAAAGCGTCCTCGTCGATGGGGGCCAATACCGTTGTGTCCGCGGCGATCTCCCGGCGCAGCGCCTCCGGCGTGAGGCCGGCATCGGCTCTCCACTGGCTGTGCAGGCGCAGATCCACCAGGGCAAAGTGCACCTGCCGCAGGGTTGCGGATCCCCCCATGAAGGTGCGGGCCGCCAGCAACTTGGCGAATTCGCTCTCCGGGAGGGGTGCGCCGGTCTCCCAGTGGCGGGCCATCCCCATCAAAGTGGCCCGGTCGTAGCACCAGTTCTCCATGAACTGGCTGGGCAGCTCAACGGCATCCCACTCCACCCCATTGATGCCGGCGGCCTGGGGGTGCTCGACGCTGGTCAGCATGTGCTGGAGGCCGTGCCCGAACTCGTGGAAGAGGGTCTCGACCTCGTCGAAGGTCATCAGGCTCGGGGTCTCACCGACCGGTGCACTCTGGTTGCAGATCAGGTAGGCCACCGGGAGGACCGCGCTGCCGTCCTCGCGCTTGGAGCGCACGAGGCACTCATCCATCCAGGCTCCACCGCGCTTGCTGCCCGGCCGGCTGTAGGGATCCAGGTAGAACCCGGCGATCGGTGTGTCCTGCTCGAGGATGCGGAAGAAGCGCACATCCGGATGCCAGATCGGTGCCTCGCCATCGGCGGCCTCGATGCGTATCCCGAACAGCCGCTCGCTCAGGGCAAACAGACCGTCGAGCACCTGGGGTAAGGGGAACCATGGGCGTAGGGCTTCGCTGTCGAGCTCGAAACTTTCCTGGCGGAGGATCTCCGCCCAATAGCTGATGTCCCAGGGCTGCAGATCGTCCGCTTCCGCTGCCCCGTGGGCCTTGGCACAGCCCGCGAGGGTCGCCAGCTCCTGTTGGGCAATTGGGTATGCGGCGCTGCGCAGGTCCTCCAGCAGGGCTTCCACGGCCTGCTCGGAGTCGGCCATCTTGGACGCGATGCTGAGCGCGGCCCAGTTGGCGAAGCCCAGGCGCTCGGCCTGCTGCCGCCGCAGGGTCAGGATCTCTTCGATCAAGGGCCAGTTGTTGAGATCGCTGCCGTTCTGGCCGGACGCGCGGCTGACATGGGCCTTGTAGAGCTGCTCCCGCAGGTCCCGCCTGCGGCTGTATTTCATGAAGGACACGTAGCGGGGCATGTCCAGGCCCAGGAGCCAGGGGCCCGCTTCGCCGGTCGCTGCTTCATCCCCGGCCTGGCGCGCGGCTTGCGCCAGCTGATCCAACAGGCTTGCTGGCAATCCCTCCACCTCGGCGGACTGCGTCAGGCGCAGGGTCCAGTTGTTGGTGGCATCGAGGACGTGGTTGCCGAAGCGTGTCGACAGCTCCGCCAAGGTCTGACTGGCGGCGTTGAAGGCCTCTTTGACAGCGCCGCTCAGGCCAACGCCCCGCAACTGCATGTCCCGCAGCTCGGCATCGAGGATCCGCTGTTGGGTCCCGTCCAGCTCGGAGAGTCGCTCCTTCAGCTGCTCGAGGGCGCGATAGATGACCTGGCTTTGACCGGCGCGGTTGCCGAACTGCACGACAGCGGCCTGCTGGCTGGCATGGGCGTCACGGAGCTCTGGGCTATTGCAGACCCCGTTGAGATGACTGACGACGCCCCAACTCCAGCGCAGGCGTTCGCCGAGTCGCTGGAGCGGATCGATCACCGCGTTCCAATCGAGGGGCTCCCCTTGATCTAGCTTCTGGCTGAGCTCGGCCTCGAGGGATCCCAGCTGATCCTCCAGGGAGTCCATCAGGCCCGGGATGTGTTCGCGGACCGCTTCTGGCGTGATCGCTTCGAACTGCGGTAGCCCCTCTCCGCGCAGAATTTCCGGCTGAGCGGTGGCGATGGCGGCTCGGCTGTCAGTCATCGGTGGGGCCATGGATGGCCCCATTTCAGCCCAGCTGCAGGGTCCGCGGGGGTTCAGCCGAGGGCGGGTAGCCGAAGGGCAACGACGGCGTGTTGGGCGAGGTCGTTCGAGAGGGCCGTGGTGGTCGCCTCATAGAGATCAATGGCGACCCGCGGCCAGAAGCCAATCACCAAGGTGGGCACCAGCAGGGTCAGGCCAATCAGGAGCTCCCGGGGCTTCATGTCACCAAGGACCGCCAGGGCGGGGATTCTGGGGCCAAAGAAGACCCGGCGGCACAGGCTCAGCAGGTAGATCGGTGTCAGCACCACGCCGATTGCGGCCAGGACCACGGCAATCACGCGGAAGCCAACGGTGAAGCCTTCATTGCTGGTCACGCCCAGGAACACGGTGATTTCACTGACAAAACCGCTCATGCCCGGCAGTGCCAGGGAGGCCAGGGAGCTGGCCACAAAGAAGGCGAAGGTGATCGGCAGGACCTTGGCCAGTCCCCCCATGTTGGGGATCGACAGGGTCTTGGTGCGCTCGTAGAAGACCCCGGTAACAAAGAACATGGCCGCCGCGATCAAGCCATGGCTGATCATCTGCAACATGGCGCCACTCATGCCGAGGCTGTCGATCGCACCGATGCCCAGCAGCACAAAGCCCATGTGGCTGACCGAGCTGCAGGCGATCCGACGTTTGACGTTGTCCTGGGCGAAGGCGTTGAGGGCGCCATAGACGATGTTCACGATGCCCAACACGATCAGTGCGGGTGCCAGCTGCAGGTGCGCCTCCGGGAGCATCTGAACGTTGAAGCGCAGCAGGGCATAGCCGCCCATCTTTAGGAGCACCCCCGCCAACAGCATCGAGACCGGTGCGTTCGCTTCACCGTGGGCATCGGGAAGCCAGGTGTGCAGCGGGAACATCGGCAGCTTCACGCCGAAGCCCACCAGGAAGCCCAGATAGCAGAGCAGGCCAAACACGCCGCCGGGGGAGCGGGCGATCAGTTCGCTGAGGTTGAGGGTGAAGGGGCCATTGAGGGCCAGAGCCAGGCCGCTGAGCAGGATCAGCAGAGAGGCCGTGGCGGTGTACAGGATGAACTTGGTGGCCGCGTACTGACGCTGCTGGCCGCCCCAGATCGCAATCAAGAGATAGACCGGGACAAGCTCCAGTTCCCACGCCAAGAAGAACAGCAGGAAATCCTGCGAGAGAAACACCAGGGCCTGGGCCGAGGCCTGGACCAACAACAGCGCGAAGTAGAGCCGGGTCTTCTTCTGAATATTCCAACTGGCCGCCACGGAGAGCAGCGTGACCAATCCGGAGAGCACCACCAGCGGAGCCGATAGCCCATCGGTGGCGAGGGACCACTCCAGGCCAATGACAGGGACCCAGGCGAAGCGCTCCACCAGCTGGAGGCCCGCAATGGAACCGTCGTAGTGCTGGCTGTAGACGTAGAGCATCAAGCCCAGGTCCGCCAGAAGGGTGACCAGGGCGACGGTCCGGGGCAGCTTGGGGTCCGTGCCGTCTCCAGGGAGGAGCATCACCAGCGGAGCGATCGCGATCGGCAGAAGCGCGATCAGGCTCAGCCAGGGAAACGTGGTCGGCGCCGCCAGGGTGCCGTTGGCCAGGGCGGAGTCGCCAAATGCGGAGCCGGGAATCGCTGCAGACGCGGCCAGCAGGGGCAGATTGGCGTCCATCGCGTGCACGGCTTTTGGATGTCTTGGGGGCTATCCCGTATCTGGGTCTAGCCCTCGAGGGGCTCCACCCTGCACCTACGGAAGCGACCGTTCAGCGTTCAAATCTACCAGTGAGACTGACCTGTCCTAGGCATTTTTACCCAGGGGAGCGGGTTCAGGAGGGCAGGTGATCCCAGCGGCTGCCGCCTTGGTGGAGCTGCAGCACTTGCGAGCGCGAGGCCACGCCGGCCCCCTCCCAGGCACGCACCATGGTCTTGCTCACGGCGACGGCCGAGTCCTCGGGGCAGAGGGCCAGGATGCTTGGCCCGGCGCCGCTGATCACGCAGCCCCAGGCACCGGCGCCCATGGCCGCATCGCGGACCTCTTTGCCCCCTTGGATCAGTCCCCAGCGATAGGGCTCGTGGATCCGGTCGTGCATGCCATCGGCAATCAGGTCGCCATTTCCGGTGCGTAGGCCCTGCAGGAGCAAGGTCAGGCACCCCAAGTTGGTGACCGCATCGGGAATCGAGATGGCCTTGGGCATCACCCGCCGAGCTTCGCTGGTGGAGAGGCGTATCGCTGGGATCGCCACCACCACCATCACCTTCGGGTCCCACTCGCAGCGCACGACGCGCCAGCGGTGGGAGGCCGCCCTTGCTGTCATGCACAGTCCGCCGAGCAGTGAAGGCACCACGTTGTCGGGGTGGCCTTCAATGTCGATCGCCAGCTCCAGCAACTTCTCGCGGCTCAGCTTCTCGCCAATCAGGGCGTTCGCTCCCATCAAGCCGGCGACGATCGCGGTGGCGCTGCTTCCCAATCCTCGAGCGGGGGGAACCGCGAGGCGGACCCGGGCCTCGATCGCGATGGGTTCTTCTCCTGCTTCTTTCCAAACCCGCTGCGCGGCCCGATAGACGAGGTTGTCGGGGCCTCCACGCAGGTGGGATCCCTCACTGCCTTCGATCACCAATTCGAAGCGCTCACCACCCCCTTCGATGCAGCGCATCTCGAAGCGGTTATTCAGATCAAGGGCTGCTCCAAGGCAATCAAAGCCGGGACCCAAGTTGGCTGTTGTGGCGGGGACATCCACCACAACCCCCTGTCCGATGCGGGGGCGGGCCATGCGCTCTGTTCTGCTGGGCTCAGTGTCCCACTCAGGCGTTCAGGAGTCGGGCTCGGCAGGCGGCACTGAACAGGCCCGTCTCCGCATCGATCAAGGCATGGACTGGGATTTGTTCCACCACAGAGCTCAGGCGTCCTTTGTTGAGGAAGGGGCCAAGGAAGCGTTCTGACTGCAGCTCCTTCAGCAGCTTGCCTGCGGTTCCGCCCCCCACCCAGAGGCCGCCGTAGCAGAGGCTTTGCAGGGCAAGATCCCCCGCGGCGCTTCCATAGGCCGCGAGCCAGAGATCCAGGGCCGCACGGGCTAGGGGGTCACCGGCGCTGGCCGCCGTAGCCGTCGCGGCTGGCAGTTCCGTCTCCGTGGTGCCCATCAGGGCGTGGTTGTGCCCATCGGGATGGCTGGCCAGGCGCCAGCGCATGACGTCTCCGAGGCCCGTGCCGCTGACCACTCGCTCGATGGATAGACGCGGCAGCCCCAACTCCTGCATGAGCCAGGTTTTCAGTTGCCACTGCTCCTCAGTGCAGGGGGCGAACTCGGCATGGGAGGCCTCACTGGCCATCGCCTGAAGGCCCGAGGCTGTAGGAACGCCGATGGCGACGCCCAG
This DNA window, taken from Synechococcus sp. LTW-R, encodes the following:
- a CDS encoding M3 family metallopeptidase, yielding MTDSRAAIATAQPEILRGEGLPQFEAITPEAVREHIPGLMDSLEDQLGSLEAELSQKLDQGEPLDWNAVIDPLQRLGERLRWSWGVVSHLNGVCNSPELRDAHASQQAAVVQFGNRAGQSQVIYRALEQLKERLSELDGTQQRILDAELRDMQLRGVGLSGAVKEAFNAASQTLAELSTRFGNHVLDATNNWTLRLTQSAEVEGLPASLLDQLAQAARQAGDEAATGEAGPWLLGLDMPRYVSFMKYSRRRDLREQLYKAHVSRASGQNGSDLNNWPLIEEILTLRRQQAERLGFANWAALSIASKMADSEQAVEALLEDLRSAAYPIAQQELATLAGCAKAHGAAEADDLQPWDISYWAEILRQESFELDSEALRPWFPLPQVLDGLFALSERLFGIRIEAADGEAPIWHPDVRFFRILEQDTPIAGFYLDPYSRPGSKRGGAWMDECLVRSKREDGSAVLPVAYLICNQSAPVGETPSLMTFDEVETLFHEFGHGLQHMLTSVEHPQAAGINGVEWDAVELPSQFMENWCYDRATLMGMARHWETGAPLPESEFAKLLAARTFMGGSATLRQVHFALVDLRLHSQWRADAGLTPEALRREIAADTTVLAPIDEDAFLCSFGHIFAGGYAAGYYSYKWAEVLSADAYGAFEEVGLENEEQIRETGRRFRNTVLSLGGSLDPKQVFEAFRGRQPSSEALIRHSGLVAV
- a CDS encoding NAD(P)H-quinone oxidoreductase subunit 4; the encoded protein is MDANLPLLAASAAIPGSAFGDSALANGTLAAPTTFPWLSLIALLPIAIAPLVMLLPGDGTDPKLPRTVALVTLLADLGLMLYVYSQHYDGSIAGLQLVERFAWVPVIGLEWSLATDGLSAPLVVLSGLVTLLSVAASWNIQKKTRLYFALLLVQASAQALVFLSQDFLLFFLAWELELVPVYLLIAIWGGQQRQYAATKFILYTATASLLILLSGLALALNGPFTLNLSELIARSPGGVFGLLCYLGFLVGFGVKLPMFPLHTWLPDAHGEANAPVSMLLAGVLLKMGGYALLRFNVQMLPEAHLQLAPALIVLGIVNIVYGALNAFAQDNVKRRIACSSVSHMGFVLLGIGAIDSLGMSGAMLQMISHGLIAAAMFFVTGVFYERTKTLSIPNMGGLAKVLPITFAFFVASSLASLALPGMSGFVSEITVFLGVTSNEGFTVGFRVIAVVLAAIGVVLTPIYLLSLCRRVFFGPRIPALAVLGDMKPRELLIGLTLLVPTLVIGFWPRVAIDLYEATTTALSNDLAQHAVVALRLPALG
- the thrB gene encoding homoserine kinase — encoded protein: MARPRIGQGVVVDVPATTANLGPGFDCLGAALDLNNRFEMRCIEGGGERFELVIEGSEGSHLRGGPDNLVYRAAQRVWKEAGEEPIAIEARVRLAVPPARGLGSSATAIVAGLMGANALIGEKLSREKLLELAIDIEGHPDNVVPSLLGGLCMTARAASHRWRVVRCEWDPKVMVVVAIPAIRLSTSEARRVMPKAISIPDAVTNLGCLTLLLQGLRTGNGDLIADGMHDRIHEPYRWGLIQGGKEVRDAAMGAGAWGCVISGAGPSILALCPEDSAVAVSKTMVRAWEGAGVASRSQVLQLHQGGSRWDHLPS
- the glk gene encoding glucokinase; translation: MTTLLAGDIGGTKTLLGLYRVEGSALVRCAAQRYVSAEWPDFSALVNDFLGGEASGFARPERACFAIAGPVRQGRVKLTNLPWLLEEQQLARDCQLKAVELVNDFAVLIYGLPHLQPEQQTTLRAAPGGRPDPKAPIAILGAGTGLGVAIGVPTASGLQAMASEASHAEFAPCTEEQWQLKTWLMQELGLPRLSIERVVSGTGLGDVMRWRLASHPDGHNHALMGTTETELPAATATAASAGDPLARAALDLWLAAYGSAAGDLALQSLCYGGLWVGGGTAGKLLKELQSERFLGPFLNKGRLSSVVEQIPVHALIDAETGLFSAACRARLLNA